A segment of the Phalacrocorax aristotelis chromosome 5, bGulAri2.1, whole genome shotgun sequence genome:
CTCTCTGTCTTCCAGGCTGGGTCCCTGCTCCTGCACATACTGGCCTGTCACCACCCTGCAGTGACACTCCCCCAAGCACTGCCAGGCAGTGACTTTGGCAACCACTTTGCTGGCATGGTGCAGCCAGAGTGGCCCGTGCCACTCCACCGGGCACGAGGCAGCTTCCCAGAGGTTAAGGAACCaagtgagggtgccagagcaggagcCCCATGCCCTCCAccagcctctcccctccctgcctcagtttccctggcacatgcagcagagcaggacaggcCTCCGTGGCGGGCACTGCATGGGCACAGGGATCCCTGTGCAGGGCAACCTTTTGGCACAGGGATCCCACAACACCAGGTGCTGACGGACACAGGGATGCCCAATGCCAGGTGCTTACGGGCACAGGGGTCCCTCATGCTGGGCACTTTCTTGGGCGCAGGGATCCCACACAGACTGAGCACTTTAAGGGTACAGAGCTCCCCAGTGCTGGGTGCTTATGGGCACAGGGATCTCTTATGCCGGGTGCTTTATGGGCACAGGGCTCTCCTCATGCCGGGCACAGGGGTCCCCCCATTGCAGGCGCTGTAAGGACACAGGGACAACCCTTGCCTCCGCGCTCACTCTGTAAGGACACACGGATCCCAGCAGATCCCTTTGCACGAAACGCTATACAGCAGATCCCCTCCAGCCAGGCACTGCAGGGGTCCGCGGGTGCGGGTtacggggtggggggcgggggggggtgtcacAGTGTTACgctggggaggggacacaagGAGGGGCAGAGGACATGCCCGGCACCCTGGCATGCATATGCACGGTTTAACCCCCCGCTGCCCGCAGCACGCAGGACCAGTGCCAGCCTGTACCACCATCCCTCTGCACCCCCCAGAGCCCGCCCTGGCTCCACGCCCCCCCTGCAGACCCTAACCCTAATGCCGTGCCCGGCGGTGCCCGCTTACCTCCCGGCGGCGGCAGGCGCggaggggcaggaggcaggacaCCAGGGACTTTCCCCAGCGAGCCAAGGTGGCAAAGCACCAGCTCAGCCGGGTCATGGTGCCCCTGCCCGGGGGTCACCCGGCTGGGAGAGGGGTGCAGGGGCCGACCTCTGCACAAGGCACGCTCGGGGGGGCGGCCAAATCCAGCCGtgcccccccgtcccccccggTTGCAACGAGCTCCGGTGCCGGGGCAATGCCCTGGAGGTGCCCGGCGGTGGGCACGGGGCCGTGCGGCTCTGGGCCGGGGGGCTGCGGTCCCAGCGGGCCCTGTCCCCCCCGCTGGTCCCCCAGCGTCGCCTGCGCgctggcagccaggcagggagcaCCGTGCCCGCCCATGTCCTGCAGTGCTTGGGTGGGAGCCAGCTCCGCCacgctccccctcctcctcctcctgctgctgcacacGGGGGCTCGGGGCTCGGCACCCCCCGGGCTCACCCACCTGCCCCCCGGGCACGGCATGCCCTGAGGTGGATGCCGGACCCTAACAGTGCCCCGCCCCTCCAGACCCCTCTGGTTTGGGGGTGGAGGAGCCCGGACTCCTGGGTTCAATAACAGCTCAACGTGCgacaccccccgccccgcccctgcctcagtttcccaccGGCACACCCTGTCCACCCCAAGCCCTAAATGGCAGTGCCTGcgcatggggggggggggggggcttccCTGCCCCTCCACCAGCCCCCCTAGCACCCCACCAAGCCTCTCCCCCAGAGCCTGAGGACCCATTTAGGGGCCTTCCACCCAACCCTCCCCAGCAGGGTCCCCTCTCTGAAAGGGCACCCAGCTGATGCACTGTGCTGTGGGCACAGGGAAACCCCTCACCACAGGGACACCCTGACATGGCCCCGGGCACCCACACCCCGACATGGGGCTCACCCAGGGTGAAGCAATAGGGTGCACCCCACCCTGCAGCTTCAccagggacccccaccccccctgcACCCACCGTGGTGGTGCCAAGGGGGGCTGGCAGCAACACCCCTGGATGCCACCATGGTGCTCTCATGATGCCAGCTGAGGACCCGTCCCTGCGGGGCAGCTGCCAGTGCCAAGCGTGGGCAGCAGCCGTGCCAGGCCTGGGCACTAATTGCATTTGCCCCAGGAAGGCTCCTAAtaagcagcagcaccagggagGGGCACAGGGGGTTTAGGGGAGCGTCACACAATTAACAGCTGTCCCACATAGCCCTGCCTGGCACCCTCGGGCTGACAAGAGGGCTggtgggcagggggtgccctGGTATGGTCCCCCCACTGCGAGCACCAGGGAGGTGACATCACCACTGGCTCCACCATCCCTCACCCGCATTTAATTAGCAGATGGCCcccaggcccccccccccccccccgcagcctGTGCGGGGCCATTAGCTTTATTGGCTGTGCTGAACGTGGGCCAGGCCTCGTTAATTGAATTGCACCCGCGCCAAGGATGGGCGGGCATCTTCTCCCCCACCGCCAGCCCTCCCAGTCACCCCTCCTCGCCcttggctggggcagggacaggtggctctgctgccagggctggggcacaggCGCCATGCGGGTGTTGGGGTCCTGCCTGCAGGGTGGTTGGCATGGGGTGGGCGATGTTAGTGGGTGGATGCAGCTGCaggcatgtgcatgtgtgtgcatgcccACACGGGTGCCCTCTCAGCCCCGCACCCATGCCTGCCACACCTATATGGCCTGCATCTACACATGCACCTCTATAgccgtgcacacacacacacatgcacacacttgCACACTCATGCATCCCTCCTGGCACAGTGTGGTGATGTTCCGCCACCCCCTCAACACCCTGTCTCTCTCCCTCATCTGATGTGGGGTGCTGTGCTCCGTGCCCACAAGGCCGTGCACTGCGGGGTGGAAGGGGGCAAGAGGGTGCTGGAGAAGCTGGGGTTCACCCTGAGCACTGTCACCAGCTCTCCCACGCCCCCCAGCTGCTTGATGGCACCCCACGACCCAacacccacccctccccaggAGCCAGGAGGGCGCAGGGAAGCCCAGACTCCCGCTCAGCATCACTTCCTGCTTTCGCTTTGGTGCCGAGCTGAAGCCTGGCCCCGGGGGCAGCGGGTatcccccagacccccccaggTGGCACAGGTAGGGGCATCAGGTCGGGGGCAGACAAGGGCGAGCGCAGCAGGGGACAGGGTGTGGGGACAGCTAGGCACCCCTGGGGGCATCCCCCGAGCCAGAtggtggtggggagcaggaTGGCAGCGGGTCCCAATCCTGGCACTGGGAGGGGGGTGAGCTGGCAttgcccccggccccccccagGGGATTTATCCCCCACCCCAGAAGGATCCCGCAGGGCAGGACTGGCATGGCAAAGGGGAACGGGCGCGGTGGCCAGGGGGCGCTGCCGGGCTTGGGGCCCCCCCATGCACAGATAGGGAAGGGGAGGGCCTTGTCCAGGGTGCCCCAGGAAGAGTTTGCACCCCGGCTCTGGGCACACCCCCCATATGGGGAGCAGATGTCCGGGCGGGACTGTGGGCCTTGCTGTGgtgggctgcagctcctggggggGTCTCTGTGCACAGGGACTGTTGCCCCCCGGGTGCTGTTGTGCATGGGAGGTGGGGGTTTGTGACAGAGGCTGCTACTGCTAGCTGGGTATGGATCCCCCTCCCTAAAAACTGCAGGGGGTTCCCTCAAGGCATCCCAAGCCCCGTTCCCATGGGAGGGCAACAGAGTCCGTCCGTCCCCCAGGCATGGCACTGTCCTTCCCCCCTCGGCAGGGGCTGCACAGGGGGACCCGTCACtgaccccctccccaaaacttGCATCACCTAAACCAGGGAGCCAGGTGCCAGGGGATCAAGCTGCAGTGACTGATGTGGTGTGGGGTGAGCAGGGGTGACCCCTTGAGCCCTCCCAACCTCCCACACTTCCTCCTGGCCAAGGTACAAAAGGAGAAGCAGACCGGCACAGCGTGGGCAGAGGGACACACCAGCATCCCCTGAGCACCCAGCAAGCACCTCGGGGCACAccacagctctccagccacaggTAAGGGGCTTCTGTTcctgggcagggtgggcaggCAGGAAAACATCTTGTCCAAGGTCACCCAAGGGCTCTGGGACAGGAACCCAGGCATCCGGAGTCCCATGTCCTGCCCTGCCGGCTGTGCCGccccactgcagcagggagcaccGGGAACTCTCACAGACTTGGGCATGTTcgtgcacacacacccctgtgAGCGCACACACACCCTGCCATGCACACCCCCATGCGCACACATGTGCTCCCCCAGACCTGTGCCCAGCCACCACCCACGGTGACAAGCCCAAGACCTGCCACCTCCATGGGCACTGTCCCTCATCTTCTCCCCAGGGTGCCACCCGGCACTCCCCCAAAACATCCTTGCTGCGCTGTGCCCCCCATCCAATGCCCACAACTCCCCAAACCCCACgccagccctgcaggcagcatgCTGTGCCAGGGGGTGCTGCCCAGGGGGGAGATCAGTTGGGGGGGCTGCATGTCAGGGGCTGTGTGccccctttccccacccccttGGGGGCCCCCCACACTGTTCGTGACGTGAGTGAGGGAAGCGAGAGCAGAAGCAAAGGCAGCGTTTCCCCTGTGCCAAAGCCACATCCTGAATCCtgggggatggggacagagaCGAGGACAGGGAcacactggggtgggggggctcaGCTCCAGGAGCCCACCAAGGAATGGGGGAAGAGGCTGGGCACGGCGTGGGTGCAGAGCCTGGTGGCATTTTGGGACAGTTCACATGGACAACTAAGTGGGTGTGGGATGGGGCACCTTTGCCTACCCTATATCCCATGTCGTGGGGGGACATGGGCAAGGAAAGGGGGTGCCTGAGCCCATCCACTCTTACCTTAACAGCAGGCAGCTCCGGGGTGAAGCCTGGGGGGCAGACCCTCTCCTTGGGGAAGAGAGTTTGGGGATGCCAGGTGAGTGCCAGCATGGCACCTCTCATCACTGCCCCTGCCTTCACAGACCCCCAGGTGACAGCCATGGCAGGGGATGGAGAGCTTAACCGTGTCATCAAGGACCTGCAGAGTAAGTGTGCCAGCCTGTCCCTTGCCAGCATGTCCCCTGCATGGCACATCTCACCCTGGCCATGCCAGGTCCCTCATCGCACCCAGCCCATCGGCCATGGGGGGTGTCACTGCTACTAGGGGTGCTCCAGAGTGTCAACGCTCCCACTCCCACAACTGCTCCCATCCTcactgccagccccaggggacCAGCAGTGCCCAGCGGGTACCTGTGCCCCTcactccccctgctccccctttTCATCCCAGGGTAGGTTCCTCTTTCACTCACCAGCAGAAATCCCCGGGAGCCGGGAGGTggtgaggaggagggatgggatggggcagggttcctgctgcctgggcaggaccatgccagctcagccctgctgtcCCACAGAGACCGTGGCTGAGCTGAACCACAGCTACCGGGAGCAGAACTTGCCAGTGACAGATGGGAGCCGGGAGCTACACAGCCTCTGTGCCCAGCTGGAGTTCCTCCTCCAGGTATGGCCACTCCACCGCCCCCTCAGCTCCCTCAGTTtcccctggggtgctgctgagAGCAGAGGGACCCCACACCAGCCATTCTGGGGGGTGGGATGACCCCCAGCTGGTATTGTCCAGCCCTGGGCATCCTCATCCGCACCAGCTCACCCATGTCCGCATGTGTAGTTGCACATGCTGCACAAGGGAAATGGAGACACAGAGCCAATGAAGAGGGGACACCAGGGCCCACCCTGCCGGGGGAGATGGCTggaccccagccccacagtggACAGGCTAGAGGGGACAGGGGACACCCCCACATGAGCAAGCCCAAGCTTGTGTCTCCACCAGTTCGATCTCAAGGAGAAGAGGAGCTTCTTCGGGCAGCGCAAGGACTATTGGGACTTCTTGTGCCAGGGCCTGGCACGGCGGCGGCAGGAGCATGAGGGTGTTCGCTTTGTCACCTCCCTGGACAAGGTGGGAATGGGCTGGTAGGGTGCCTGAGGGCTCATGCATACACACACGCATGTGCTTGTTCTTTGTGGGTGCACATGCACTTGTGCACAGGCACACACTCACCTGGGCTCCAAGGCTTAGCCCACTGGCATTATAAATGGTTTTCTCCCCTCTGGGGATCCCACTGCCCCCAGCCTTGGCCCTGAGGACTCCCTCCCCCTGCATGGGCTGgcggggaggcagaggggacagAGTGGTGTGGCACAGCTGGATAATCCTCTCTCCCCAGCTGAAGACCCCTGTGGGCAGGGGCCGAGCCTTCCTGCGGTACTGCCTGGTGCACCAGCAGTTGGCAGAgtccctccagctctgcctcctcgACCCTGAGAGCCTCCGGTGAGAGCAGGGGGCATGGGGATGGGATgctcaggggtgggggggggcacagccagggcgggcagcagcctgcagcagatGGTGGATAAGGGTGCTGCAGGCACGGGTGCCCACCTGAGCATAGAGGGATGCATGAGCTCACTTTGTGTTTGCAGCGAGTGGTACTACGCCCGCAGCCCCTTCCTGAGCCCCCAGCACCGGGCAGAGATCCTGGGCAGCCTCTACGAGCTGGATGGTGTCACCTTCCACCTGGCCCTGCGCAGGGCTGACCTGGACATTGCCTGGCCCATGTTCTCTGAGTGAGCCTGGGAACGTGGGGGTACTGGGGGCATCAGGGGCACCAGGGCCATCAAGGGCATCAGGGGTACCTGGGGCTCAGCATCGCAGAGCAGCACACAAGCATCCCCTTGCCACCCCAGACCCCATGTGGTGCCCCAGCTGTGCCACATCTCTCTTTGTGGCCCCAGGCTGGCACAGACACCCATGCTGGCGTGCACACCATGCCCGCACTCACAAACATGCCACAcatgcgtgcacacacacaccccgccaTCTTCTGCCAAGCACATGCTCAGACACAGGTCTGCTGCAACACTGTGACACCTGAGACATGGGGacacatgcatgtgcatgcacaccCTTGCCCCCAGGCACAGTTGTAGGGGGGCACTTGTGGACACAGCCACTCCGGCATACTCGTGCCTGCTCTGTTGCTTGCACAGTCATGTGCATGCACTGCcacaagcacacacagagcCCCTAATTCTCCCCTGCCACCGCCATGGGGGTCTCTGGCTGCCACTTGCTCTGCAGGTTTTCTGGCTGATGGCACTAGCCTCCCTGGTCCCCTGTCACCAGTtgccaccagccctgctgccgCCTCCATCCCCTGCAGGAGGGTGGCAGTGCCTGGCTCACCCTGGGGGTGACCTGGTGGCCCTGAGCCCCATTTCCCCTCTAGGACACTGGTACGGTCCAGTCGTGTGGCTGGGAACAGCCTGGGAAagacagccctgcagacagACGATACTGGCACTGGGGCACATGGATGGCTCGATGGCATTGCCTGCTCCACCACAGCATCCCACAGAGTGCCAACCTGCCCATACCCACCCACCTTGActgccctgcaggcaggggGTGTAGTGGTGGAGGAGACGGATATGGAGGTGAAGAAGGAtgtggaagaggaggatgaaaagGAGATGGcggaggatgaggatgaggaggatGAGTTGGATTCGGAGGTGGAGGATTTGGAGGTAGATGTGGAGGAGGATGTGGAGGTAGAGAAGGATGTTGAAGAGGAGGATAAGGAGGAGTTGGAGGAGGAtgaggggaagaagaagaatgAGAAGGAGTTGGAAGGTGTGgatgtggaggagctggaggatgTACACAGCGCTGGCAAAGCACCCCAGCCCGATGGTGACAGGGAGCCTGACATGTCCCTGCAACCCAACATGGAGTGCATGCCAGGCTCCCCGCCACCTATGCCTAGAGAGCCAGGCGAGACAGAGGCATCCCTGCAGGCACTGGTGTCCCAGCTGCGGGCCGAGCTGCGGCAGCGGGAGGCAGCGTCGCGGGCGCTGGCAGCCCGGCTCGCACGGGAGGAGCGGCGGCaccggcggcgggaggaggccAGCGCCCAGTGGGCCCAGCTGCGGGCGCGTGAGGCTGAGGCGCTGCAGGAGACCAACATCTTCCTAGGGCAGGCGCTGGCAGCGGCAGTGGCAGCGGGGGACCCAGGGGCGCTGTCGTGGGCGCAGGAGGAGGCGCGGGGCTGGCGGGAGGTGGCGGAGGAGCGGGGTGCCCGGCTGGCTGGGGCGCTGGCAGAGGCTGCGGCACTGGCCTCACGCCTGCGGGACTGCCAGGCGGCACTGACGGCGGGACAGACAGACGCACTGGAGGACTGTGGTGCCCTGGACCAGGTGTCTGCTGTGGAGGAGGTGCTGCGGCGGGCACTGGTGCTCGCCCGCGGCCCCCAGGATCACCTGCTGGATGCCCAGGCGGAGGGGgagcccagcacagctgccagcaTGGCCATGGTATGGGCAAGCCCAAGGGGACCCCATGGCGGGGGTAGTGTTAGGGGGCCAGGGCTGAGCCCCTACTCTCCCACAGCACCTGGCCACCCTGGCCACCACAGCACAGGAGGAAGCCCAGCAGAGCCGGCAGCAGCTCCAGGCCCAGCGGCAGGAGGTAGCacggctgcaggagcagcttgGCAGGTCAGCCAGGAATCCCCATTCCCACCATTACCCACCCCACAGTGGGtccccccccacctccacccACCACAGGGTttcccctgggacccccccatGATGCCCCATTAGGACCCAGGGGAGCAGCACCTGGGGATGGgtcaggggaaggagggaaggatttggggagggagggctggaggtAGGCATCAATTTGGGGACTGATAGATAGGTGGAGAGGTGGGTGGGAAGAGGGGTGGAAGAATGAATTTAGGCGGAGTATGTGGATGGCGGGATGAATTTGGGAGAACTGGATGGAGGAATGGAGGGATGAATTTGGAGTGAgtagatggatggatggatgatgGGCAGAAGCACAGAGGGATGAGTGTGGGCAAGGACAGATGAATAGCTGGGAAATGGATGCATGGCTGGCCCGGGAGATGGCAAAGTGGCTGTGGGGATGAGGAGCCAGCTTGGGGATGGATGGGCAGCAGgtagagggaaggagggagagaaggagggggggagggTTGGAGAGGCGGCCAGCTGAGGAACAGGGGGACCATTTCCCCACTGCCCTGCACCAGGGCCCGGCAGGATGGCGAGCGCTGGGCATTGGCGCTGCAGCGGGCACAGCGGGAGGCCCTGGAGCGGGAGGCCACACGCGGCGCCGAGCAGGCACGGCAGCAGGAGCTCATCCGCGACATGAAGGGgcggctgctggagctgctgcggTGAGAGCCCCGGGGACCCCACCAGTGCTGGGCCACGCGTGATGGCAGGGGGGGTGTCAAACCTCTTtgcccagaggagggcaccagaGCCCAGACGAATCCTGCTTGCCACCTCAGGAGACCCAGGGAAAGACTTGGGTGCCCACCTTGGCTCCTGGTTGCCAGGGCATGCTCCCTCCCACCAGGCACACTCCTGCCGTGGCTGACCTGTCCCCTCCCGCAGGGAGAAGGATGCCCTGTGGCAGAAGACGGAGGGCATCGATGCCCCAGTGCCCAGCCCAGCGACTCGCGATGCAGGGCTGTGCGCCCGCTGCCACAAGGATTTCCGCCTGCTCTCCCGGCGGTACAACTGCAGGTGGGCTATGGGGGGGCACTGAGGGTGGCACCAGGATAGCACAGCTCTCACTGCCTGTTCTCTTGgcaggctgtgccagggcaaGGTGTGCCATGCGTGCTCTGTGGACGTGGGCAAGCAGGGCcgctgctgcctgctttgctaCCAGCAAAGGCACACACAGTCTACGTGAGCTGGGACCACAGCCCTCACACCATGTCTGGAAcaccccctgccctggctgcctccTCTCAGACTTACcggggacccaggtgtccggggcctgcaggcaggtcctgctgCCCAACATTTCAGGTTTGAGATGTGTCTTTCCTGTGGCTGGTCCATGGAGAGGAAAACAACCTGCTCCTGCTACCCTTGTGACTCCTGCGTTGTCTATCAGTTGTCGCCGGATTGACCCCCAgggtgggtgtggggtggggggatgctGGTGTGGGGGTGTCTGAGCCCTCCTGGGAGAAACcgtccccagctgcagccaggctgagcCACCGTCTGCCCTGTCCCACAGTAGGGAGGCAGCAGTGGGCAGGGGAGACGGCTCTTGGCCAACAGCCCCAGCTTCCTGCCAGGCTGCAAGGAACCTCTTGAGCAAGAGGTTTCCCAGATGCAAAGGTGATgggctgtccctgcccaggaccCCTGCTG
Coding sequences within it:
- the RUFY4 gene encoding RUN and FYVE domain-containing protein 4, which translates into the protein MAGDGELNRVIKDLQKTVAELNHSYREQNLPVTDGSRELHSLCAQLEFLLQFDLKEKRSFFGQRKDYWDFLCQGLARRRQEHEGVRFVTSLDKLKTPVGRGRAFLRYCLVHQQLAESLQLCLLDPESLREWYYARSPFLSPQHRAEILGSLYELDGVTFHLALRRADLDIAWPMFSETLVRSSRVAGNSLGKTALQTDDTGTGAHGWLDGIACSTTASHRVPTCPYPPTLTALQAGGVVVEETDMEVKKDVEEEDEKEMAEDEDEEDELDSEVEDLEVDVEEDVEVEKDVEEEDKEELEEDEGKKKNEKELEGVDVEELEDVHSAGKAPQPDGDREPDMSLQPNMECMPGSPPPMPREPGETEASLQALVSQLRAELRQREAASRALAARLAREERRHRRREEASAQWAQLRAREAEALQETNIFLGQALAAAVAAGDPGALSWAQEEARGWREVAEERGARLAGALAEAAALASRLRDCQAALTAGQTDALEDCGALDQVSAVEEVLRRALVLARGPQDHLLDAQAEGEPSTAASMAMHLATLATTAQEEAQQSRQQLQAQRQEVARLQEQLGRARQDGERWALALQRAQREALEREATRGAEQARQQELIRDMKGRLLELLREKDALWQKTEGIDAPVPSPATRDAGLCARCHKDFRLLSRRYNCRLCQGKVCHACSVDVGKQGRCCLLCYQQRHTQST